The Canis lupus baileyi chromosome 5, mCanLup2.hap1, whole genome shotgun sequence region ggcgggcggcagcGGGACCCTCGGGCCGGGCCGGCCCCCTCCGCGGGGGAGCCCGCTCTGGCCGCGGCCCCGGCGCTCCCCTCCTGCCCGGGACCTGCgtgcgccgcccgccgcccgccgcccgccgcgcccagGGGCCCGCGCTCTCCGCGGCCTCGGCCTTCACGAGGGCAGCTCGCAGGCGCCGTGGGCGCCACTGCTGTGGCATCCAGGACACGTCGCTGCAGGACAGGGACACCAAGTTGCCGGATAGAACCGGGTCTCCTGATCCCTCTGGGGGCCACTTCGGGGAGCCTGGGAAACGCTGCGCGCGATTTTCCCTTAAGCCGCGGGACTAGTCTCTGTCCTGCTGTGGGCAGGGTCCTGAAACCTTTCCTACAAATGAGACTGGCTGTTGTAGGATTGCTCTGAGTTCCAAGCCGCGATGCAGCGGTAAACCAAAGTCCAGCCGCCCTCCCACAAGGCTGATGAGGTGATCTCATCCGACGGGCCAGAAAGCAGAAACCCAGGCCAGGGGAGAGGCACACTCTTGACCGAAGCCATTTAACTAAAGCAGTGTGTTCCCGGGACGGGCACCGTCAACAGCAGCTGGAAACTTGCTAGAAAGGCAGATTCCAGGCTCATCTCTGACCCTGGACTCCAAACACCCGCGAGTGGGGCCCAGCCATCTGTTTTCACTTGTTTCGGATACATGCCCAACAGTGAGAAGCACCAACATACTGGGACTAGGGATAACTGGGTCCAGTCTGGTACTGCTGTTAACATTTGATATcatgggcccctgggtggctcagtccacgaggcatctgattcttggattctagctcagctcttgatctcagggttatgagttcaggCCCTACACTCGGCTCTATGCTGGGCAATCAGCctacttaagaaagaaagaaagaaaaatctgatatTCTGATCCTGctggttcttgcttttttttcatctatgtttcCTAGAACAGCACTATCCAATCAACTTTCTTTGATGCTGGAAATGTCCTACACCAGCATTGTCCAGTACATGTGgccattgagcacttgaaatatggccaGGGCAGgcttcattttcattctctttatattAAATAGACAGACGTGGCCGGAGGTTCTGGTATCGGACAGCTCTGCCAAGATGTTCAATGAATGTGTATGTGGTTAGTGCTTAGAGAGGATCCTGGAAATCCTGTGGCAGTTTCTTCCCAGCCTTAACTGGTCTTAAAGAGATGTGGATTCTGGCAcaaagcagggatttttttttttttaaggcataaaccataaggcttttttaaaatgcagatatgcattgagaagaaaataaatatgacttaTAATTCCACCACTCACAGATCATTATCAGTCAGCtttttggtgtgtttcttttCTATGAATTTACATAATTATAGTCATACTGAATGTACAgctttttgcatctatttttttcatgtttactaATATTATGTAGTAAACACCAGAAACATTTGGCTTTATATAATACCCATTTCCACaccattaaaacattttttagagaAAAGCAACTACCACCACCAAAACACACAGTGGTAGGAAGAATTTTGGACTGGAATATTGCTTTCTGGCCACATCTTGCTAGCAGCTGACAAAGGTCATTATCCTCTCTGCCTCAGGGAGAACAAACATTGGCTGGCAGTTCTGTGTCCCTGGCTGTTTCTCTCCTTGACAGTAATACTGTCCCCAGTTACATAAAGACATGACAAAAATAACATGTTTATGAGTAGTGACATTCTGACAGTCACTCCTTAagctaaagaaacaaacaaaaaaattaaaaggaaaaaaggagggacacctgggtggctcagaggttgagtgcctccctttggcccaggacgtgatcctggagtcccaggatcgagtctggcatcggggtccctgcatggagcctgcttctccctctgcctgtgtctctgcctctctctcttgtttctctcatgaataaataaataaaaatcttaaaaaaaaaaaaaaaaagaaaactagaaagaatTTCTAGAGTTCCTGGCTCTTtaggatatttaaaattatacttgaTTGTATGGATCACACTTTTCCTGCAGCCAGTGtctatttaatagatattttttaaaagccagctaAACTGTTTCTCATATTTGCACTGCATTACCAATAAATTCAATAACTCTTGTGAGAAGCACGTTTCTTctcacttctattttctttttaaaaagttttatttatttgcttatttatttatttattcattcatttatttatccatgaatgacacacagagacataagcagaagaagATGCAGgtatcctgatgcaggactcgatcccaggacccaagccgaaggcacaaccactgagccacccaggtgctcctctcctCATCTTTAGACATGAACCTTACAATGTTTATTTGTTCAGCAGTTTAGTGGAAGGAATAGTCACATAGAATAAACTAGGGAAATCTATGAAGGAAACAGTGATGGCTCAAGTGTGGGCTCAGCCATTCtctgctgggtgaccttggaccaGTTACTGAGCCCAGGGGTCCAGGCCACCTGCTCTGGGCAGCTGGAATGCTGATAAAGGTCTTGGGGCTTCCAGCCCCTCCTCAGGACTTTGTGAATTGAAATGATGGAAGCAAGGGCGCATACCTGTCATCAGCTCTGTGTGTCTTCCCGGATGAGGGCTAATCCAGGGCCAACTGTGGGTTCCAGAAAATGCTGactctgaaatttaattttattttccttaattcatATCGTAGGTAGCTTACTCCACTTCGAGAGCTGTGTCTCCAAACAGCTTCCATCCTCCACAATTCCAGTAAGTAGATCCAATTGTCattaaaaaccataagatacatatatatatatatatatatatatatatatatatatatatacatacagctTTTTCTAGTGGGaattaagatataaaatacaacatatcatgTTGCCTGGTGAATTTATTACACAGGGGgtgcggcacctgggtggctcagtgggttaagtgtccaactcttgatttctgctcaggtcatggtctcaggatggtgggatggagccccatggagggctctgtgctcagcagggagtctgcttgcccctttccctctgctcctcaccctgtcCCACctgtcctcccttcctccatccctaaagagaataaataaaattaaaaaaaatattcattatagaaATCTTCTGTTGCCAGGACTTGTTCTAATTAAACCCAGGGAAAATGTTGAAGAccttgactttaaatttttttaaagattttttatttatttattcatgagacacagagagagagagaggcagagacacaggcagagggagaagcaggctccatgcagggagcctgatgcgggactcaatccagcgtctccaggatcacgccccaagccaaaggcagatgctcagccactaagccacccaggcatcccataaaataaaatttgaaatataaaatctatTGGATTTGTTTCCCACCAAAAAGCCATAACATATTCCTTACAGAATAAATTAGagaatcagagaaataaaaggaattttaaaaaatcatccacAATTCCACTACATAAAGGCAAtcaaataatgtgtttttttataatttcttttcatttttttcaagtagtgTCTTAGTTTTGCataaatataactatattttactattataagCACTGTCCATGCtattaagttcattttttttaaagatttatttaattaagagagagaaagcacgagggATAGCGActgagaggagggacagagggagagaatctcaagtagactccccactgagcccgtAGCACctcgtggggctcaatctcaggacccgtgaaatcatgacctgatggGAAATTACCAGTTGGCacttaactggctaagccaccccAGGGTATAtgctcttcactttttttttttttttaatttttaatttttatttttactttttatgatagtcacagagagagagagagacagagacacaggcacagggagaagcaggctccatgcactgggatcccgatgtgggattcgatcccgggtctccaggatcgcaccctgggccaaaggcaggcgccaaaccgctgcgccacccagggatccctgctcttcACTTTAATGCCTGAGTACTACCTATCCCGTTGAACAGATATAAGTAATTaattattcttctgtttttttttgacAGTAGTTAATGTTTTGggtttaaaccttttttttttttttaaagattgtatttatttattcttgagagacacagagagagaagcagagacataggcagagggagaagcagactctctgtagggtgcctgatgcaggacttgatcccaggaccccaggatcacgacctgagccaaacaaagacagatgctcaaccactgagccacccaggtgcccctaaacgttttttaaataaatgttcagaaaaaaataaaaataataaataaataaataaataaataaataaataaataaatgttcagattagaggtgcctggctggctcagtttgaaGAGCATGTGAcccctgatctcggggtcatgagttagaAGTCCATGATGGGTATagagaatactaaaaaaaataaacaaacttaaaaaaaaaaccctatgacttttttttttttaagatttatttatttatttatttatttatttatttatttatttatttatttatttatttatttatgatagacacacagagggaggcagagacataggcagagggagaagcaggctccatgccaggagcccgaggcgggactggatcccaggactccaggatcacgccttgggctaaaggcaggcgccaaactgctgagccacacagggatccctgaccttttttttttttttttttttttaatttatttatgatagtcacagagagagaaagagaggcagagacacaggcagagagaagcaggctccatgcaccgggagcccgacgtgggattcgatcccgggtctccaggatcgcgccctaggccaaaggcaggcgccaaaccgctgcgccacccagggatccctcacattattttcttaaagtaaataaaaaatacaaatgctggGTGGATGAGTAGTAGAAACATTTCTCAGGATCTTGATACAGAGTGTTGGGTTGTGATTTTTCGGTTGGacttatttgaaatttatcttttctttaggTATACTCAGCATAATGCTGTTCTAAGCCTAGAACAGagaaaattttatgaagaaaatgggTTTCTTGTCATTAAAAGTTTGGTGTCTGATGCTGACATTCAACGCTTTAGGTACAGTAACCTTTcgttattttacagaaatatgtTGTATGTTTGCAATGGGAACATGGGTAAGAGTAGCGTGTGCATGTTCAGATATTTTTCAGGGACTGGTTACTTGGGAACTGGTTGGGAACATAAAGGGCTGGCTTTAATCTTAGCCCTTCTACTAAATGTTGTGTGCCCTGGGGCAACTTACTTTCCatgcctctcctttctcatctgtaaaatggggatagtagtACTGAGCCCTAGTGTTGTTGTGAGGACTGAATAAAGTAAAAGACGCACAGAGTGCTTCCAACCGGGCCTGGCCCATGGAATGGAGGAGAGAAGTATTTGCCATTGTTACTCAGATGCAACCAAATCACAGATTTTCCCCACTGTTTTCTTAGGCTAAGGAAGCTGTGAGTTCTCACAGTGAATTCTGGCCTCACAGTGAGGAGGCAGGGGCTTGTGAGCTGGccatttcctcctccccatgCTCAGAGCTGCTCAGCCTGGCCTGGAGGTCAACTTGGTGCAGAGACACCATCTCCTCAATCTTTGTGGATCTTTCCACAGAACTGGCCAGGCAGGTGCCTGGAGCCTGCAGTAATGACATCATCTGCCAATTTCATTTCCTAGGGACCAGTTTGAAAGGATCTGCAGAGGGGAGGTGAAACCAGAACAAATGATGATAATGAGAGATGTGTCCATTGCAAAATCAGAATATATTCCAAGTGAAAGGATGATTTCAAAGATCCAAGACTTCCAAGAAGACAAGGAACTCTTCAGATACTGCACTCTCCCTGAGGTTGGAGAAccttcctgtgttttctttgtttttaggttAACAGGCTAATCATGATGAGCCTCCAGGGTTCCCACCTTTTGTGTAACACGGGAACAAACTGGTTGTCACTGTGTGTTGTCCACTTATAATAGATCTGACATCTTCCCATGTGACTTATATATTATCACttgtgtatctatatctatatcatacTTGCAAACTTCTGCATAGCATCCCATTGTAtcaatgtaccacagtttatgaaccatttatttcaaatgcttttagttttatttttattattttttaaagattttacttatttattcatgagagacatagagagagaggcagagacataggcagagggagaagcagactcctcacacaGAGCCCGATGCCGGATCTGATACCTGGACTgtgatcacaccttgagccaaaggcagaggctcaaccgctgagtcaccctaGTGTCCTGGTTgtgtgtggagattacttaaaatttaaaaaattctttaaacaaatgataaaaagaaaagaatattttcctgCCTGTACAGAGAAGACTGTACAGGCAGGCCACCTATCATGTCCAGCCCCTTGCGTTGGGGACAAAGGGGGACATGGCCCCTGAATCATCTATTCTTCCCAACCTCAAGTCTTGCAACGGAAATGGAACTTGTGAGCATCGATCAAGGAAGAAAAGCTTGAAGTTAGAGGCAACTTGCATTAGATGAATCACGATGAGGCCTCCAGGGTTCCCACTGTTCTCAAATGTGCACCATGCACGTGCTGGTTCATGCAATGATTTTTAGGAGGTGGGGATGATATAGTAGTTGGGTATTTATTTCAGTGTGTATTGGAAAAAGTAACCAGCGCATCTTACCTATGACTTCAGGAATATTATTAATCAGGATAAGACATGATTTAATTTAGGGAAATTATTGGCTAATATTGGGTAGTTCTGTCACATATGCTAGAAATGGTAAAATGGCTCTTGAGTCACTGAAGTTTAGAAAATACTGGTAGGAGATGCTGGGATGGCCTGGCTGGGTGGAGCATGTgagtcatgagctcaagccccacattgggatagagattatttaaaaaaaagtgatgcttgggtgactcagcagttgagtgtctgcctttggctcagggcacggtcccggagtcccgggatcagatcctgctttgggctccctgcatggagcctgctcctccctcttcctatgtctctgcctctctctgtaaataaataaaatcttaaaaaaaaacaaaacaaacaaaaaaacaggaaaagaaaatacttgcCTAAGGGAATCCTAAAAGTTTAtaccctttacaaaaaaaaacaagtatgagGCCTAACTCCTAGGATTTTAGTACCATTCGAGTGTTTCATGTTCAAGTTGCCAATATTCCTTATACATGAGATAAAATAGTGAGGAAAGCAGTAGAAGAGGCCTCATTTTTAGAGTCAGACAGAATTGGAGATGGAATATCATCCATTTCAATTGGCTCTGCCAACTTGGGCAATTTATCTGCAAGCTAATGATTCTTTAAAGCATCATTAATTCCAGGGggcagagcagcccaggtggcttggcagtttggcaccacctttggcccagggtgtggtcccagggtcccgggattgagtccctcatcgggctccatggagcctgcttctccctctgcctgtgtctctgcctctgtgtgtgagtgtgtgtgtgtctctcatgaataaatgaatgacatcttttaaaaaaaaattccaggggcATTACTTTTCAGGGATCGTTGTGAGACGTAAGTGGCTGACACATTAAGCCCCTGGCAGGTGGTAGGCATACAAAGCTGAGTGCTTTCCTCCCTAGTGGGTTAGGTGTAAGGAGGGAGCACACCCGCTGCCAGACCCCAGTCCAAAttcagcaaacacacacacacctcccatccccccactccccccacgaGCTCTCATTGCACCTTGGTGTCAAGCACCAGTGCCCATGTTATTATTTAACATCCTTCCAACAGAATATAGATGCCATGGGAGGAGGGACCTGCTCATCTCACTCCCCTGCTGCGTGTCCTTTTCTATTACTGTCTGGTTTGTAGCCCTCAGTGAAGAgctgtggaaagggaggtggcctGACTGTGAAGTGTCCCCCTGTTGCTGTTCTTTTGTCTCCTGGGCTCTGCATGGCAGTTACACGTGTGTTGGGGCCTCtcatcccttcattttttttctttctttttttttcttttaagattttatttatttattcatgatgcgcgcacacacacacaaaggcagagacataggctgagggagaagcagattctttgcagggagcccaatgggggatttgatcccaggaccccagcatcacaccctgagctgaaggtaggcgctcaatctgtgagccagccgggtgcccctgaCGGTCCCTTCTTATGAAGAATCTCcatgagggaaagagaaaggtgTCCTCTCCCTGGGCATCTATGGACAGTTTCAGTTGAAAGAAGGGTATTCCTGTCCTTCCCAGTCGAAAGCTGAGAGAAACTCATCCCATTCTCATAGAAAAAGTGATTCAGTTTCCAACTGGCTTGAAAGAGCCTGCTTAATTGAGTGTTGCAGATTTCCAGTGCTgactttttcattctttgtttgcAAAGTTGTGACATaccaacagttttttaaaaatatgtattcttggtagggaggggcagagggagagaaacacaaGTAGACTCACCACTGAACAATTAGTCCAACCTAGCCCATGATattatgaccctgggatcatgacctgagctgaaatcaggagtcggatgcttaaccagctgagtcacccagggactTCTACCAAGTGTTTTGTTATACATTGACATCCTGGCTCTTGTACAGATAACTGTACTTTATACCATGGGCCTATTTATTTGATTTCTcatgaaacttttttcttcttttctcttagaTTCTGAAATATGTGGAGTGCTTCACTGGACCCAATATTATGGCCATGCATACAATGCTGATAAACAAACCACCAGATTCCGGTAAAGGGCTCttatttcaaagaggaaaaaaaaaacccaggaagtTTCAAACGTTCCAACTATAGCTGTGTGTATAACTGCTaaactttggggttttttttaagatttatttatttattcatgatagacacacagatagagagaggcagagacacaggaggagggagaagcaggctccatgccgggaacccgatgcgggacccgatcccgggactccaggaccccgccctgggccaaaggcaggcgctaaaccactgagccacccagggatccccaactgttaaactttgataaataaatatttatatacttttattcaTGTCTCAAAACAGCACACATAATAGTGAAGTAGAATAgttatttcagatatattttttaaagattttatttatttattcatgagagagagagagggatccctgggtggctcagtggtttggtgcctgcctttggcccagggcgtgatcctggagtcccaggatcgagtcccacgttgggctccctgcatggagcctgcttctccccctgcccgtgtctctgcctctctctctctctctctctctctctgtgtctatcatgaataaataaataaatcttttttttttttttttttttttaaagaaaggcagagagagaagcaggctctatgcagggaacccaacatgatattataatagcaacCATCAGTTGCTATTATTATAACCATTACCTCTAAGCTTTGTTAACCATTCTCACCTATGATAGCATGAATTCTGCTTTCCTGATTGAAGACATTATTATTACtaacaaaattaaaactatatttataaatcacaaactacagttgcttttaaaaattccttgtgCTTGCTCAAATGTAGCTCCTAAGATCTTATTACCAAAGAAAGTGATTTGAGAGTTAAAACCCAGGAATGtgtactttaaaaagattttgtgaagcccaatgcgagacttgaactcatgaccctgagatcaagccttgagctgaaatcaagagtcaaatgcctaactgagccaaccaggtgcaccaaggaatctgcattttttaaaaaagattttacttatttattcatgagagacacagagagagagagagagagagaaagacagagacagagacacaggcagagggagatgcagggagcctgatgtgggattcaatagtgggactccaggatcacaccctgggtgcgagggcaggcgccaaaccgctgagccacccagggatccccggaatcTGCACTTTTGAAGCCACCCCAGCTCTTGGGCCATGCTGAGAAATTCTGCTCTACCTGTAATAAACTGATCCTTCAAAATTCTTTATCCTTTCCCActttttctggagaaaaagagCCAGGAGAACTTTATTTGACAGGCCTGTAGCTTAATTAACATCACCAAATCTTTCCTACTCTGGATGTCTTGTTTAGAGACGTCGGGTTGGGGATGGGGGAGCACCAGATTCAGAGTGGAAAATAGGGAGAAACATAAAAATGTCTGAGAGATCTCTGACTCTCCACAGTGATTGTACGCCAAGTGCATCTCATTCTGTGATGTACTTTTTGGAGACCTTTTATTAATTTAGTTAACTGATATTTTTTGTATCAGCCACTTAGAAGGCTGACTGGGAACCAACAATTTGGTTACTCTCTTCAAttactcaaacttttttttttttttttgaatactagGTTCTATGCCCAAACCACAAttacaaaggaataaaacacaaaagaattcatgacatgaaaaaaaaaaaaaaaggattcatgaCATGTATGAATTGCTAGTGAATGCTGTGTGTCAGTACGTCCTCGGCTCCCAGGAACCCAGAAAAAAAGTAGAGGATCTGGAGTCGCCCTGTGGATTTGATATTCAAATTTGATGCTTAGCTCTCTGGACTGATTTTCTGTAATGTTGTTTCACTTCTTTGGGTTTTGTAGGTTTTGCAGGCAAAAGAGATGAAATCTGAGATGCGAGTGTGTGTTAACAGCAGGATCTGTTTCAGGCAAGAAGACATCCCGCCATCCCTTGCATCAGGATCTGCTCTACTTCCCCTTCAGGCCCAGCAATAAAATTGTCTGTGCTTGGACAGCCATGGAGCACATC contains the following coding sequences:
- the PHYH gene encoding phytanoyl-CoA dioxygenase, peroxisomal isoform X1 codes for the protein MNQRQAAARLRVVLGHLGQTSARTGVAYSTSRAVSPNSFHPPQFQYTQHNAVLSLEQRKFYEENGFLVIKSLVSDADIQRFRDQFERICRGEVKPEQMMIMRDVSIAKSEYIPSERMISKIQDFQEDKELFRYCTLPEILKYVECFTGPNIMAMHTMLINKPPDSGKKTSRHPLHQDLLYFPFRPSNKIVCAWTAMEHIDRNNGCLCVLPGTHKGPLRPHDYPQWEGGVNLMFYGIQDYDEKTPRMHLVMEKGDTVFFHPLLIHGSGWNRTQGYRKAISCHFASADCHYIDVKGTSQDVTERDIVGIGHKLYGIPKDTSLKEVSRYRARLVKGRRINL